In Pongo abelii isolate AG06213 chromosome X, NHGRI_mPonAbe1-v2.0_pri, whole genome shotgun sequence, one DNA window encodes the following:
- the LOC129052921 gene encoding G antigen 2D produces MSWRGRSTYRPRPRRYVEPPEVIGPMRPEQFSDEVEPPQPEEGEPATQYQDPAAAQEEEDEGASAGQGPEPEADSQEQVHPKTGCECEDGPDGPEVGPPNPEEVKTPEEGEKQSQC; encoded by the exons ATGAGTTGGCGAGGAAGATCGACCTATCGGCCTAGACCAAGACGCTATGTAGAGCCTCCTGAAGTGATTGGGCCTATGCGG CCCGAGCAGTTCAGTGATGAAGTGGAACCACCACAACCTGAAGAAGGGGAACCAGCAACTCAATATCAGGATCCTGCAGCTGctcaggaggaagaggatgagggaGCATCTGCTGGTCAAG ggccGGAGCCTGAAGCTGATAGCCAGGAACAGGTTCACCCAAAGACCGGGTGTGAGTGTGAAGATGGTCCTGATGGGCCGGAGGTGGGCCCGCCAAATCCAGAGGAGGTGAAAACGCCTGAAGAAG GTGAAAAGCAATCACAGTGTTAA